In the Bacillus sp. FJAT-42376 genome, CGCCCTTTTTACTGGCATTACCTTGAAAAAACCGGGGGCGAGCCGAATCCAATGAGTCTTACGCTGCTCACAGATAAGGACGAAGTCTCAGAAGAGCAGAAAACAGAATTCATCCACTTTGGATCGCCGAGGCTCCATCAAATATTTGGCTCAGCGCGTAAGCTGGGAGCATTTGCGCGTATGTATGAGGATTCATTTATGGAGGGAACACAGCAGCCGCTCCATCCATGGCTTGGAATGAATATGACGGTTTCCTATCAGTGCGATATGAAAAAAGACTTTATCTACTCTATCGGTCTCCATTTAATAAGCGGAACGATGGTCGAGAATTTTCAGGAAAGATTGAATCAGCTTCAGCTTACTCCTAAAATACCGGACTTCCGCTTTACCCTCTCGCCGTTAATTCTGCCCAAAAGCGGAATGACGAGAATCAGGCAGTACATCGAGAGAAAAATAGCAGAGGATTCTCATGAGTGGGCAGAAGAATCGAGGCAGAGATGGAACGCCGATTTAATGCTCCTCCATCATTTCTATGAAGATATGGAGGAAAAACCGGAAGTTTATGAACTCGAAAAAGGCGCATTGAAGGACCTTTATGAACCGAACATCCATATTTCTGTTAATAACGGGGGTATTTTTTACCTGAATCCGCAAACGATTTTTTAATTATATCGGCAGAAAAATCAAAAATTTTAATATATTTTTCCAATTCGACATGATTCAGCACCATTTTTTCTTTTTCCAATCTATAATCATGGTACAAAGGTTCCTTCCGCTGATCGTGACTTTAGTATGACGTCCGCGGAAAGGATGCCGATTCTGTCAGATAAAGGCAAACCTGTTGAAAGGCAGGGACGCAAAATCACGGGTCTTAGGTTGCCGGCCAGGCAATGATGATCGCCGGATTGCCTGAAATACATACGTATTTTAGGAGGAAAAAGGATGGAGAAGGTACTCGTAAAAGAAGAATTGGATGTAGAATGGAAAGAATTGATCCTCGCTGCACTGGACATGGGAATCAGCAAAGAAGATATCCGCTATTTCCTTCAAAATAAGCAGGCAGAAAGAGAGAAATAACCAAATTTTGTCGAAAAAATTTTGTCGATTTTGTTCGATTTATCGAAATGATCCCTTCGTTATATGCTATAATATCGATGGGAAGGTGATGTTATGATTGGGGAACGCATACGCAAATATCGCAAAGAAAAAAATCTATCTCTATCTGAACTAGCAGACCGGGCAGGCGTAGCTAAATCATACCTAAGTTCGATTGAACGAAATCTGCAATCCAATCCATCTGTACAATTTTTGGAAAAGGTTTCATCCGTGCTTGGCATCTCTGTTAATACCCTGTTAAACGGCAACACAGAAGATGCTTATGCAAATCAGCTGGATCAGGACTGGGCATCACTTGTAAAAGAAGCTATGCAATCAGGCGTAACGAAAGATCAATTTAGAGAATTTCTGGAATTTAATAAATGGCGGATGCATCAGCCAAAAAAATAAAACGGCCGGACAGATGTCCAGACCGTTTTATTTTTTATGAAGCTGTTTTTTTATGATTCTCCTCGATTTTTAAAATCGCCTGCCAAATGGTGGAGATAGAATAAATAATCAGTAATATGCCAGGTATGATAGCAAACAGCGCACGGCCCTCTTTTGTTTGGGCATAGCTGCTGATGTAGCCTGCATAAGGAATCGTCACACCTGTGTATTCAGCTACCACATTCGAAGAGAGTACAGGGGCTGAATCCTCCGACTCGTTATGATCCCCCTTCGTCCGATACACTGCCTGTCCCCGGCTTACGGTTTTTTCCGTAATTCTGTGAGTTGCGAGGTCATATTCATTCATCCAGAATGTGATGACATCATCCTTTTTAAACCTGTTCATATCTCCTCCGGTCTTTACTGCTATAACTGAACCGGTCTGGATCCCCGGTTCCATTGATCCGGAAAGAACGGTTTTAAATTGATAACCAAAAACTTGAGGCTCGCCGCCGGAAGCCTTTGAAGAGAAAACCGCGATGGCAAGACTGATCAGAATAAAAAACAGCAGCAAGGTGAACGCTCTGCTTACAATCTTCAATTTCTCTCCTCCTTTTCTTCTGAAATCGGAGGATTCGTTTGCAGAACTTCGGATTCATTCTTTTCATCAGAGTTCGCGGCAGGCAAATCGTTCTCAGGTTTTGGTTTCTCTTCGAGGTCAGGCTTGTCCGCATTCTCTTTGTTCGTTTCTTTAGAAGGAACTTTTGAATCGGGTTTCTTTTTTTCTTCCTTTTTTGGAGGCGGACATTCAGCTACCGTAACTTTTTCACTCTCTGTCCGGACCGTTTCATTCATTCCCTGAAAGCCAGGGCGCTGATCGGCTTCTGCATAATACACTCCAGCCTTATCCGTTCGAATAGAAAGATGTCCTGTCTCATTCTCCCCAATGATTGAAAGGGAGCCCTCTTCTGCAAGCTCGCCATCTTTAAAAATTCGATAGCCTGTAGAACCAATCATTCCGAATCCTGAATTTCTGATTGAAAACGTAAGATTTACGGGACTGCAGTTTGTCTTCGGCTCTGTTTCACCTGCTTTTTCAAAGCTGAGTTTGCTTCCATCCCACCAGGAACCTAATTGAATTCCTATTTCCTGCTCGGCTTTCGCATGAAAATAGGCTTGAACGGGCGTCACGGATAAAGTCAATATTAGCAAAACCGCACAAACAAACACCGCAGTCTGAAGCAGCTTATTTGCCTTTTTCATTTTCTTTCTGCTCATCAATCTTCATCCCCCGTTCGATATGTATGAATTCCCAAGATGCAAAAACCGATAAAGTGAGGCAGGGAGCAGCACAGCCACTTACCTGCTGTACTGCTCCCTCTCTATACACTATCGGAACCGATTGAAATTATAGCTCCTGTCCCTCACCCTGGCGTCCATCAAATGTCCATTTCAGCTGCAGAGAATCTCCCTGGAATTGGTTTTGATCTTCACCATTGTCAACAAACTCAAATTGTACGAACAAATCATCGGTTGTACCGGCTTTCAGTCCTTTTTTCTTTTCAAAAAGCGGGGTAAACACATTGCTAGCTACAGCATTTGGATCCATATCCTTCAGCTCTTCAAGCGTTGTACTGTAAATAACGTCATTCAGCTTGTCCGCATTATAAAGGAAATTCACTTTAATATGGCTGCCGAGATCCTCTGTATTTGCAGGCTCGCCCTCTTTATTCGCTACCGTATATTCGGTTGTTAAAAGAACTTTTTTAATATCAACCGTTCCATCATTTTTCAGTTTAAAGGTTCGTGTCATCCAATCTCCGGGCTTCATGTCCTTCACATTCACAACCTCAGTAGGAACCGCATTCAAATCAAGCGTTCCCGCCGCAAAAGAGCTCGCCGCTTCTGCTTTGTCATTGAAATAGGCATAAGTTCCCCCGCCGACCAGTGATAATCCGAGCGCTGCAGATGCAATACCCAACCCTAATTTTGTCTTGATCCCCATTTTACATTCCTCCTGATTTTTTCTGCGTGTATGTGAACTCTTTTCCTGTAAAGAAGCTCAACCATTACTATCGAAATCTTCTGATAAATAAACGTGCATGGAGGAAAAAATTCTACAGATGTAAGATTATGTAGAGTCTGTCATAAAATTCTTTCTTACCGCTACTTTAGTTTAGCAGTCGCCTAATTTCGGCAAAAGGTTCTTTGTACCAGAAAATTCACTCATCCATTCGTATGATTTTTCTGAAAAATAACCTTGCCTTATTTTCGAAAACTCTTACTTTTCAGGCATTTAGCCAACTGCGGCTTTTTTCTCTGCATCTATTTATCCGGTAAAATAGCCTATAGTAAGCTCTATGCCAATACAAACAAAAAAACCAGGATACAGGACCTGGTTTTTTAAGCATACAACGAGATGAAAGATTTTTGACGGTGCTGATTTTCATTGTATTTCCCTTTTAATGGGGTAACCTTCGTCTGGGCATTTTCAAAAAGAACCCTTTGGAAGGATAAATCATTCGAACAAACCGGGCAGACCCATGCTCCGCCATTGTAACTGCTATAAGAAGATTTTGCACAGCGCGGACATACTTTTTTGAACATCATCATCTCTCCTAATTGGTTACATGGAAAATCCAAGTTGAATGCAGAATCATGACAAATGTATAAAGAAGACAGGCTGCGCAGGTCGCACCCTTTAAGATTTTCGTTGTTTTCAGCGGAATTAGAAACACCATACAAAGCAGAAGAATCGAAAACATCAGCTTCACTCCGATAAAAGCCACTGGAGTCCACTCGTACAGGTTTTTCATAAGAGGGTTTGCTTCCTTTATAAAACCAAGTTCAAGACCGGCTAATGTAACAAATAAATCGATTGTATTAACAATCGCCAGGTAAATGAATGCGGTTTTCATGAAGCAGCTCCTTTGGCATACAGGCCATTATTTATGCTATGTATGGAATTCAGGAAACTATACCCTCTTAGGCTCCTCCAGCCTCGAAATGACCCGCCAAATGGTTATTATGGAGTATCCAATCAAAAGCAATCCGGGAATAATGAACAAGAGCGCGTTTCCTTCTTTTGACTTAGCATATTCAATAAAATAACCGATATACGGGATGGTGAAACCTGTATACTGGGCTGTCACATTTTGAGCAAGCACCGGTTCAGAATCAGGAGTCTTATTATTGTCTCCTTTTGTCGTATAAATAACAGCCTGACCGCTCGCCTTTTTTGCTACAATCCGATGAGTTGCGAGATCTTTTTCATCCATTTTAAAAGTGATGACATCCCCTGGCTGGAAACGATTCATATCGCCGCCTGTTTTGACAGCAATGATCGAGCCGGTTTGAATTCCGGGTTCCATTGAACCGGATAAGACGGTTTTCAGCTGATAGCCGAAAAACTCCGGTTGACCGCCGGATGCTTTTGAGGAGAGGACGAGGAGGATCATGACAAGCAAGAGAACAAACAGCAGTGCGGATAATGTTTGACTGATTAGTTTTCCCGCCAGTTTCATTTATTAACTCCCCCTTCGCTGCCTATCGTTTCCTCACTCAAACGACCTGATTCGTCTGTTGCAGGATTATCGCTTGAGGATGTTTCTTCTATAGCCTTGTTCTCCTCCTCGGTGCCTTCTATTGGAGATTCTACTTCTTCCTTGTCTCCCTCCATCTCCTCTTTAATAGAATCCTTTTCATGATTCTCCTCCTGCTTTTCTTTTTCATCTTTAGGCGGAGGACATTCAGCTATTGAAACGGACTGGCTGTTTGTTCTGGTTATCTCTGAGTCATTGCCGCCATAGCCTGGACGCTGATCAGCCTCGGCCATATAAGTCCCTGGAGAATCGGTTATAACAGATAAAATTGCCGTCTTTTCAGCCTGGATTATTCCTAATGTGCCTTCTGTAAATACTTCTCCATTTTTATAGATTCGATATGTGGTCGTACCAATCATCGTAAAACCCTTGTTTATTACAGGAAAGTTTAATCTTATTGGTTCACAGCCTGTAAGTTCATCTGCAGCAGGAAGTTCCTCAAAACTCAAATTACTCTTATCCCACCAGGTTCCGGCTTCAATATAAATGCCTTGTTCCTTTTGGTCGTTATAATATGCTCCAGTAGGAGAGGCTGCATAATTTAAAATCAATAAAAAAGAATAAATTAATGCGAATAACTTAAATAAGGAATGACTTTCATACATATTGTTCCGAATTGCCTCCAGCCCCCGTTCTTTTATGGGTAGAGTCATGTAAAAAGAAGGCAGGAAGTTCCTGCCTTCCCATCAGCCTTAAAGCTCTTCCCCTTTTCCCTGACGTGCCTCAAAATTCCATTTCAGCTGGAGAGAGTCACCTTGAAATTCATTTTGATCCTGCTCATTATCAATAAATTCAAATTGGACAAATAAATCATCTGTGGTTCCGGCTTTAAGGCCTTTTCTCTCGAATAAAGGGGTGAAAACATTTTTATCAAGTACATTAGGATCCATATCTTTTAATTCTTTAAGCGTAGTACTGTAAATTACATCATTCAGCTTATCTGCATTGTATAAAAAGTTTACTTGAATATGATCGCCGAAGTCCGAATTATTCCCTGCAGCACCTTCATTAACGGTATAGTCTGTTGTTAAAAGCACTTTTTTAATATCCAGAGAACCGCTGTTTTCCAATTTAAAAGCTCTAGTCATATAGTCACCAGGTTTGATATTCTTCACATCAATAATCGTTGTCGGATTTACATTCAAATCCAAAGTTCCCGCTGCAAATGAAGAAGCAGCGTCTGCTTTGTCATTAAAATACGCATATGTACCGCCTCCGACTAATGAAAGACCAAGTGCTGCAGATGCCAGTCCTAAACCTAATTTCTTCTTGATACCCATTGTAAAAGCCCCCTAGACCAAATTTATATTGAACTTCTCATGTTAAGGAGAAGGATCAATCTGTTTTTATCTGTTTTTCAGTCTGCCTGAACAATAGCCTGTAAGATAGAAAAAGGAGAACTATGCCTGGCAGGTTAAGCAGAATAAGCAAACTTATATTTGATTGGATGCTGGCAAATAGATACCCTGCTGAAGGAATAGTTAAATTGGTATAACTGCCTACGATGTTTTTCCTTTCGACTGTCTCACGATCGGGTGCATCGTTGGCATCTCCTTTAGTTTTATATTTATTTTCATTCAGAACTTCATAAATCCGATGGGTGACCAATATTTTTTCTTTCGTTTTAAATGTTATAATATCCCCTTTTTCATAAACATCTGCATTATTCCTCTTCTTGATTAAAATCATAGATCCCGTTTTGAAAACCGGTTCCATGGAACCCGATAATACATTCTTTAATTGAAAAGGAAGGAATTGGTGGGTATTTCCAAGAAGTAATAGATAAAACAGAATGCCTATTAATAAAGTAAACCTCAAAGCATATTTCTGAACGATTTTCAGCATTACGCCACCACACGCTTTGTTCTTAATAAAGAATTATTTGTTTTAATTATATCTTATGGCCTATTTAAAAGAAAAATCTCGAAAAATGCTGTTTTTTTCATTTTAACGAACGTTTTCGTTCGTTTTCTCGGTTTTTCTTCTTTTTACTAACTATCTTGTAATTTTATTAAGAACGAACTGTTTTATATAATGAACGAAAGGAGTTCATTTAGTAACAAGAAGGAGTCTATTAATGGAAGAAGTCGGGAAGAGGATTCGGGAAATCAGAAGACAAAAAGGGTATTCACTCAGCGAATTAGCTGAGCTGGCAGGAGTTTCAAAGTCTTATTTAAGCTATATAGAGCGAAATGTGCAAAAGAATCCAAGTCTGCAGTTTCTATCCAAAATATCAGAAACCCTGAATATTGAAGTAAATGAACTGCTCGGTGAGCAACAGGAATTAACAAGCCAGCTCGATGATGAATGGAAAATGCTAATTGAAAAAGCGATAAAAGATGGAATGAGCAAAGAAGAATTCGAAACATTCAGAGACTATATCAAATTTATTAAGTGGAAAGAAACCCAGGAGGGCCGAGAAGATGAAAACTGAACAGATTTCAAAAGAAGAGTGGATTGCACTGCTAATGGAAGCTAGAAATCTTGGATTAACTCCTGATGAAGTGAGACATTTCCTTTTTAGCGGAGGAGCAGGACCTGCACGCTAATCCTGCATAAAGCACAATGGGGACATTGGTAAAAGTTTTAGCTGTTTTAATTCCGGTTCTATACGTTTGCGGTATTTGGTTTCAATCAAGTCATTCTACCAACCAAATCCTCGTATTTCTGGCATCTTTAAGTCATCATCCTGCAGGAAGCGGAGAAGAAATAATATTTTCCAGACAGATGGGAACATTGTTGGAAATTCTGCATTTAATTGAATTTGGCCTATTGTTCTTTTTAATGGTTCATTGCATGCATTTGTTTGGTCTTTCCCGACAGAGAGCTTTTCCTCTTGCTCTAATTGCAGCATGCAGCTTTAGTATAATAGAAGAATGGCATCAGTTATTCGTCGCAGGGCGCTCATCTTCCTGGATCGATTTGGCAAAGGACTGGATTGGAGTATTTGTGGTATGGGCTTTTATGCTGAACAAAGAAAGGGATAGAAGAAGGAAAAAGAAATATGAATGGAAAACCAGGCTTGGCAGAAGAGTATGAACAAATACCCGCTTACCCGCACCTGGGCGGATAAGCGGGTATTTGTTGTTTTTTAATGTATTGCTTCCATCTGATTTTCTAAAAGCTGGCTAAATTTGCTGGATTTCTGAATGGATAATTCTTGGAAACCACCTGATTGGATCATACAGCCTTCATCTAAAACAATTACATGATCGGCATTTTTAATTGTAGAAAGCCTATGTGCAATTACAATGATTGTCATTTTACCTTTTAACCGATCTATTGCCTCCTGAATCTTTCTCTCGTTTTCACTATCGAGGGCGCTGGTAGCCTCATCCAATATTAGAATAGAAGGTTTTTTTAGAATAGCTCTTGCAAGCACCAATCTTTGCCGCTCTCCCCCGGAAAGCCTGACACCGCGATCTCCTATATGAGTCTCAATGCCTTCAGGGAGGCTCCGGACAAAATCTGCCGCACAGGAAAACTCCAGGGCTTGCCATATATCTGCATCTGAACAGGCAGGATTTATCAATTGCAGATTTTCACGTATGCTCGCATTGAATAAGAATGAATCCTGCGGAACGTAACTGATGGCTTTTCTCCATGAAATGATATTTTTTTCTTCAAGGGGGAACCCATCAATCAGAACTTCTCCACTATCTGGCTTCATCAATCCCATAAGAATATCAATAAATGTGCTTTTCCCCGCCCCGGAAGGACCTACTATTGCAGTCATTTCATTTAGACGAATCTCAGCATTTATATTTTTAAGTACATAGTTTTGATTCTCATTGGAGTAGCTATAGAAAATTTGACGGTAATGTACACCTTTTTTAAGTTCATAAGGTTCTTCATGATTCTGGAAAGGATTCATCCTTTCCCTTGAAGATTCGCACTCTGTATACAAACTTTGTACTGAGTTAAATGCCGGTATCGTTGCAGCCAGGTTTTGCATGGTAGACTGGATTTCTGTAAAACGCGGCCAAAGTCTTGTGAAAATGAGAATAATAGCCATCAATTCTTCAATATGAAAATGAAATTTAATTATTGAGAAATAGAGAAAAATAGCAATAAAAATTGAAGAGGTTACTTTATAATACAAGTCAGAACTTGTCTGCAGCTTAACATATTCTATTTGCTCCTCTACCATTCTGCCGGTGTGGCGGCTGAACCAGGATAGTTGGGATTTTTCAAGCGTATTGCTTTTGATGTCTTTCATCCCGTTAAATTGATCTGTTACTCCCGCAAGATACTCCTTACCTAATACAGAAGATTGCCTGCCGGCTTTCACCGCCCGGTTAACAAATTTATGAGAGCATAAAATAATAAAAGCACCGCACAGCAAGACTAGGCCTGTAATGCTGGCGGATAGCCAAAAGGCAAGTAGCACCTGTATACTTGTAAAAATGACCGAAGTGATCATCTGCAGGAAAAAATTCATTCCGCTTACCACTCTTGCAAGTTCCGAAGTAATGGAGTTCAGCAAATCAGATTTTCTTTTCTTTATAAAAAAGGACCAGCTTGAGTTTAATACTCCCTTAAAAAGATTAATTCTTAACTCTCTGCTAAACTCATGCAGCAGCTTAACATTCAGAATTCTTATAGCCCGCTGGAGGATACTTTGACTTAGCATAATAAAAATAAAAATAACCAACAGCAGCACCAGTCTTAAATCCTCAGGCAGACCTTCAGCAAAACCAATAACAGACTTAAAAATAGGGATCCCCTTATTCTCCGGAATCATACCGGTCACACTAATCAGCGGGATCAGCAGCAAAATCCCCATCCCCTCCAGTAAGCTGACAATGACTATACCAAATAAATTAACCGGTAAAAGCCATCCGGAAAACTTAAATAGTTCCTTTATATACATATAAACAATTCTCATATGAGCAGCCCCTTAGGTAATAGCTTGTTTCCTGGCTTTCCTCCAAATAGCCAAGAAGGGTCTTAACGGAAAATATAAAAAGTGAAGCCTTTTAGGTAATGGAAAAGTTTCAGCATCAATTGGATATGGATAAAGAAAACTCAAGAGGAATAACAGCTTCTGCCCAAAAGACTTAATGGAAAATAAATACCGGGAGTGATAAAACGCGATTTCCTTCGGAACAGGATCGCTATGAAGGTTGATCATTTGTTTCAAATAAAACATGCATGCTTCCGCTGCCTTTTCAGCACGTCTATTTTTTAGTCCATCCATCTCATTAGCAAGTGAAGCAGAAAAAACCTGTGAATGTAAAAGAAGCACTTGGCCGCCTATTAAAGAAGAATGATATTTTTTCATCTGTTTCTTGATAAATCTCCAATTTAATGGCTTTTCTATAAGTAAATGAATATCCAGCAGCCATCTTAGCCGTGACCAGCCGTGGCGTGCTCCATGTTCTGCCAGGAAAATAAACAAGTCTTCCTCGCCAAGTAAGAAGACTGGATGACTGGTAAGACTGCTCAGCCTTCTTCTATCCCACAACTCCCTAAAACATGGTTCCTTTCCCGGGCCGGGATTTAAACGCCAATGCACTTCTACTGTAATGTCCTTTACAGGATGGAAAAAAGCAGTATGATGGTGTCTCCACTTCCATTCTCCCAGAAAAGGGGAGAAATACTCGTCCTTTTTAAAACCTGAGTCTGCCAATAACATTTCCGCTCTTTCCAAGTCTTTAAACGGAATAAGCAAATCAAGGTCTCTTGACGTTCTTAAAGAAAGGTCCCCGTATAAATCCATTGATAAAACCGGACCTTTAAGAAACAGAACCGGGATATCCTGTTTTGCAAACAGCTGGCTGATTTGGACCATTTCGTTGCTTAGATGGAGCATCTGAAAAGTGTTTTTACGGTGGAGGATGGAAAGTTTTTGCATCACTGAATCGGGAAATACACCGGGATTTTTCTTTGCCATCAATGGGTATAGGTTCGGAAAAATCCGATGATGCACAGCTAATTTGATAAACAGTTCCCAATCCGTATCCGTTAAGTCATTCTCTATCTTCCCGTCTGTTGATAGCAATTGAATAATTAGCTTTAATTCAGCGGGTAACAGAGAAAGATCCAGCTTATACTCTTTTTCTTCCACCAAACTCATCCCCGCTTTCTATTTTCTTTGCAAAACTGCTTATGGCTGTAAACCTTTCTCTGCCCTCTTCTCCAGTGACATACTTATTTCCGCAGCGCAGCCAGGCATGAGCAATGAGTTTACCTTCTCCATCTTTCCCAGTTCCCAGATAAAGCGTGCTGGCAATATTTCTTCGTTCCAGCATTTTCATAGCGGCAATCGCTTTAACCAAGCATTGGCTTTCCCAAAAAGCATATCGACTCATAATGTGAATGCACTCTGAAATGAGTTGGACGGTCTGTGAGGAATTAGAGTTAACAGGTGTTTCTTCCATTGGAGTTCCTAACAGGGAAATGGTTTTCGAAAAAGGTCTTGCCTTTATAATCCTTGCCCATCCGAGAAAAAGAAAAGCTTCGATTAGCAACTTTTTCAATTCGGAATCAAGCCTTATAAATCTCTTTACTTTTTCCATCCATCTCAAATCCTCTTCCGGCGAATTTATTTTTTGATTGAAATTAACTTTTCTTCTCCCAGCTGTTTTATAAAAGAGAGAACGTGGTCTTCACATTCAGGCTCTTTCACAGCATAATTTTTCATAAGAGATTTAATAATTTCATTAACGGCAACAGGTTTTTCAATTAAATCCCATATAGCTCCTCCAATCTCACCTAAGTTGTAATATTTTCCGTTTCCGATGTTTAACATCACCTTTTCGCCATTCATGTCACTTACCAGGTTGCCTTCGTTTTGAACAACTTCACTATCTTTTGATAGGTTGCTATGATTCATTACACACTCACCCTCTCCGTTTTTTTTAGGACTTCGCTGATTAAATGACTGGTAGCAAAATAATGATCCGGTCTTGAAATCCTGAAAACATCTATTGTGTTAGCAAGCTGGGATATGGTTTTAAAGTGCCAATCCAGCAAGCCTAACTTATTCACAAAAAAATTCCGGTATGTATGACACGATAACAGATATAGCTTCTCAAGTTTTGAAATGGACAGACAGCTAACCTCTTCCATTTTTGTTTTCCTCAATTCAAAGATCCCGGCAAGCTCCAATGGCTTGTTTCGAAAGTGCTTTCTTACTGGAATGGCATATTTACGCTCTCTTTCAAAAAGCGGGCTATATTGGGAAGATTCCATGCCAAAGTGTTCCATGCTGTCTCTCCACAGTTTTTGCTGAGGATAAGCCGGAGCTGCAAACGGTACCCCGTTTTCGAATGTAACAGCTATCACGTCGTCGCTTAATAGCAGATGCCCTTCATTCAACAAGGCTGAAGCAAGGGTGGATTTCCCGGCACCGGATTCTCCTATAAAGGCATAAGCTTTTCCATTTATAGAAATGGCGCTCCCATGCAAAGGAAGAATTCTCCTCTGAATAAGAAGTGCCCCGAAGCAGGTCCCAAGTATATATAATTTGATTTTATTTATATCAGAGCCCTGCATGGGAGAAACAATAATTTTAAATCCATCTTCGATACAAAAAATGGCAGTCCCATCAATTTTAAACATGATCCTTTTTTCTTTAATATAAAATTCATTATCATTTATATGAAGAGCTTTCCAAACGTTATTTAAATCTTCAATCACAATATAAACGTGCGGTTCATCCAGGAACCCAACATTTGCTTCCAATTCAGGAAAGAAGATATCACTGGCTACTCTGAGTCCAAAAACATCATATGAGTTATAATGGTCCGGCTGTATGATTTTTCACCCCAGTCTGCTGGCATTATATTTAATGGACCCTTATATGCATAAAGAATATAAGGGTCTTTAAATGGATAACAAATAAAATTAGATCAGCTGTATTTTACGGGATCATCCGGATCTGGCTGAACTGCATCCGGGTATCTGTGACCTGGTCCAGCCATGGTCATATTTACATCCAATACTTCTAAAACTGGTTTTTCCCATTCCTTTTTCATTTATTTCACCTCCTTTCAAGAGATCCGTTTCATAAACCTGAAAAATATTAAACTTCTCATAATTAATCTAAAATCATGTCCATATACTTCATGGTCGGATGGTTCTTTTAATCGATTAAGAGATTTCAGGATAACAGCTTGATTCAAATATTCGCCTATGTGTTTATCTTTTGCCATTCTTTCCGCTTCTAAAAGAAAA is a window encoding:
- a CDS encoding ABC transporter ATP-binding protein, which encodes MRIVYMYIKELFKFSGWLLPVNLFGIVIVSLLEGMGILLLIPLISVTGMIPENKGIPIFKSVIGFAEGLPEDLRLVLLLVIFIFIMLSQSILQRAIRILNVKLLHEFSRELRINLFKGVLNSSWSFFIKKRKSDLLNSITSELARVVSGMNFFLQMITSVIFTSIQVLLAFWLSASITGLVLLCGAFIILCSHKFVNRAVKAGRQSSVLGKEYLAGVTDQFNGMKDIKSNTLEKSQLSWFSRHTGRMVEEQIEYVKLQTSSDLYYKVTSSIFIAIFLYFSIIKFHFHIEELMAIILIFTRLWPRFTEIQSTMQNLAATIPAFNSVQSLYTECESSRERMNPFQNHEEPYELKKGVHYRQIFYSYSNENQNYVLKNINAEIRLNEMTAIVGPSGAGKSTFIDILMGLMKPDSGEVLIDGFPLEEKNIISWRKAISYVPQDSFLFNASIRENLQLINPACSDADIWQALEFSCAADFVRSLPEGIETHIGDRGVRLSGGERQRLVLARAILKKPSILILDEATSALDSENERKIQEAIDRLKGKMTIIVIAHRLSTIKNADHVIVLDEGCMIQSGGFQELSIQKSSKFSQLLENQMEAIH
- a CDS encoding nucleotidyltransferase family protein gives rise to the protein MEEKEYKLDLSLLPAELKLIIQLLSTDGKIENDLTDTDWELFIKLAVHHRIFPNLYPLMAKKNPGVFPDSVMQKLSILHRKNTFQMLHLSNEMVQISQLFAKQDIPVLFLKGPVLSMDLYGDLSLRTSRDLDLLIPFKDLERAEMLLADSGFKKDEYFSPFLGEWKWRHHHTAFFHPVKDITVEVHWRLNPGPGKEPCFRELWDRRRLSSLTSHPVFLLGEEDLFIFLAEHGARHGWSRLRWLLDIHLLIEKPLNWRFIKKQMKKYHSSLIGGQVLLLHSQVFSASLANEMDGLKNRRAEKAAEACMFYLKQMINLHSDPVPKEIAFYHSRYLFSIKSFGQKLLFLLSFLYPYPIDAETFPLPKRLHFLYFPLRPFLAIWRKARKQAIT
- a CDS encoding lasso peptide biosynthesis B2 protein, whose product is MRWMEKVKRFIRLDSELKKLLIEAFLFLGWARIIKARPFSKTISLLGTPMEETPVNSNSSQTVQLISECIHIMSRYAFWESQCLVKAIAAMKMLERRNIASTLYLGTGKDGEGKLIAHAWLRCGNKYVTGEEGRERFTAISSFAKKIESGDEFGGRKRV
- a CDS encoding lasso peptide biosynthesis PqqD family chaperone, which translates into the protein MNHSNLSKDSEVVQNEGNLVSDMNGEKVMLNIGNGKYYNLGEIGGAIWDLIEKPVAVNEIIKSLMKNYAVKEPECEDHVLSFIKQLGEEKLISIKK
- a CDS encoding aldolase, which encodes MFKIDGTAIFCIEDGFKIIVSPMQGSDINKIKLYILGTCFGALLIQRRILPLHGSAISINGKAYAFIGESGAGKSTLASALLNEGHLLLSDDVIAVTFENGVPFAAPAYPQQKLWRDSMEHFGMESSQYSPLFERERKYAIPVRKHFRNKPLELAGIFELRKTKMEEVSCLSISKLEKLYLLSCHTYRNFFVNKLGLLDWHFKTISQLANTIDVFRISRPDHYFATSHLISEVLKKTERVSV
- a CDS encoding paeninodin family lasso peptide, with protein sequence MKKEWEKPVLEVLDVNMTMAGPGHRYPDAVQPDPDDPVKYS